A genomic window from bacterium includes:
- a CDS encoding zinc ribbon domain-containing protein has product MPTYDYQCEKCGHEFERVQRITEDPIKTCPECKSKKAKRLLSAPNFILKGGGWYADGYGSGKGGSSSSGGDSGGDDSGGGSSGSSSPSKNGSGGKSSDKTSGKSSSKSSGAKASKSAA; this is encoded by the coding sequence ATGCCCACCTACGATTATCAGTGCGAGAAGTGTGGACACGAATTCGAGCGCGTCCAACGGATCACCGAGGACCCGATCAAGACCTGCCCCGAGTGCAAGTCGAAGAAGGCGAAGCGCCTGCTGTCGGCCCCGAACTTCATCCTGAAGGGCGGCGGCTGGTATGCGGACGGGTACGGCAGTGGCAAGGGCGGCTCCAGCTCGTCGGGCGGTGACTCCGGCGGCGACGATTCGGGCGGCGGCAGCAGCGGAAGCAGCAGCCCCTCGAAGAACGGCTCGGGCGGGAAGTCCTCGGACAAAACCTCGGGCAAGAGCTCGAGCAAGTCCTCCGGCGCCAAAGCCAGCAAGAGCGCAGCCTAG